Proteins encoded within one genomic window of Anopheles gambiae chromosome 3, idAnoGambNW_F1_1, whole genome shotgun sequence:
- the LOC1279312 gene encoding proton-coupled amino acid transporter-like protein CG1139 codes for MSSSGGSPSKKGTTSVDMQIFATNGNTIVDESYDPHLHRNRPHPTTNFETLVHLLKGSLGTGILAMPQAFYNAGYISGVVNTILIGILCTYCLHVLVQAQYALCKRHRVPILTYPISMKIALEEGPECLRRFAPYAVVIVDGFMIVYQLGICCVYIVFVATNIKQLVDYYWLELDVKIHCLILLVPLIGINMIRNLKVLAPFSTLANLITFVGIGLILAYILDDVPPISERQPVAELGKFPLFFGTTLFALEAVGVIIALENNMATPKSFGGSCGVLNVGMIVIVFLYAGMGFLGYLKYGAESAGSITLNLPQEEIMSQSIRVLFAIAIFISYGLQCYVPVDIIWNVYLVEKYRDSNNKLVYEMLVRIVVVITTFLLAVAIPRLGLFISLFGAFCLSALGIAFPAIMEICVLWPDKLGPGKITLWKDIILIVFGIVGLVAGTYTSVRDIILSFM; via the exons ATGAGCAGCTCGGGCGGAAGTCCCTCGAAGAAGGGCACCACCAGCGTGGACATGCAAATATTCGCCACCAATGGGAACACGATCGTCGACGAGAGCTACGACCCGCATCTGCACCGGAACCGGCCGCACCCGACGAC CAACTTTGAAACGTTGGTCCACCTGCTGAAGGGATCGCTTGGCACGGGCATTCTCGCGATGCCGCAAGCCTTCTACAATGCGGGCTACATCTCCGGCGTGGTGAACACGATCCTGATCGGCATCCTCTGCACGTACTGCCTGCACGTGCTCGTCCAGGCGCAGTACGCCCTGTGCAAGCGGCATCGCGTGCCGATCCTCACCTACCCGATCTCGATGAAGATTGCGCTCGAGGAGGGCCCGGAATGTTTGCGCCGGTTCGCCCCGTACGCTGT AGTCATTGTGGATGGTTTCATGATCGTCTATCAGCTCGGTATTTGCTGCGTGTACATAGTGTTTGTGGCGACCAACATTAAGCAG CTGGTGGACTACTACTGGCTCGAGCTGGATGTGAAAATTCACTGCCTGATCCTGCTTGTGCCGCTGATCGGGATCAACATGATCCGGAACCTGAAGGTGCTGGCGCCGTTCTCAACGCTGGCTAACTTGATTACATTCGTCG GCATTGGATTGATTCTGGCCTACATTCTGGACGATGTCCCACCGATCTCCGAACGTCAGCCTGTGGCTGAGTTGGGCAAATTTCCCCTCTTCTTCGGCACAACGCTGTTCGCGCTGGAAGCAGTCGGAGTG ATCATAGCGCTGGAAAATAATATGGCCACCCCGAAATCATTCGGCGGCTCGTGCGGTGTACTTAACGTGGGCATGATTGTGATTGTCTTCCTGTACGCCGGCATGGGCTTCCTAGGCTATCTGAAGTACGGCGCTGAGTCGGCCGGCAGCATCACGCTCAATCTGCCCCAGGAGGAAAT CATGTCCCAATCGATCAGAGTTCTGTTCGCCATAGCCATCTTCATTTCGTACGGCTTGCAATGCTACGTGCCGGTGGACATCATCTGGAACGTGTATCTGGTGGAGAAGTACCGCGACTCCAACAACAAGCTGGTGTACGAGATGTTGGTGCGAATTGTTGTCGTCATTACCACTT TTCTGCTGGCCGTTGCCATTCCTCGCCTGGGTCTGTTCATCTCGCTGTTCGGTGCATTCTGTCTGTCCGCGCTGGGAATTGCTTTTCCCGCAATCATGGAAATCTGTGTGCTGTGGCCGGATAAGCTGGGCCCGGGCAAAATCACACTCTGGAAGGACATCATTCTGATCGTGTTCGGCATTGTCGGGCTGGTAGCTGGCACGTACACGAGCGTGCGCGATATTATTCTTAGCTTCATGTAA